One stretch of Molothrus aeneus isolate 106 chromosome 2, BPBGC_Maene_1.0, whole genome shotgun sequence DNA includes these proteins:
- the GJA8 gene encoding gap junction alpha-8 protein isoform X1, whose translation MGDWSFLGNILEQVNEQSTVIGRVWLTVLFIFRILILGTAAELVWGDEQSDFVCNTQQPGCENVCYDEAFPISHIRLWVLQIIFVSTPSLMYFGHAVHHVRMEEKRKEREEAERRQQAEVDEEKLPLAPNQNKGNNPDGTKKFRLEGTLLRTYIFHIIFKTLFEVGFIVGQYFLYGFRILPLYRCGRWPCPNLVDCFVSRPTEKTIFIMFMLVVASVSLFLNLVEISHLILKRIRRALRRPAEEQLGEVPEKPLHAIAVPSIPKAKGYKLLEEEKPVSHYFPLTEVGVEPSPLPSAYNEFEEKIGMGPLEDLSRAFDERLPSYVQAKEPEEEKVRAEEEEREVEQPGPQEEPGVKKAEEEAVRDEVEGPSAPAELAADMRPLSRLSKASSRARSDDLTV comes from the coding sequence ATGGGTGACTGGAGTTTCTTGGGGAACATTTTAGAGCAGGTGAACGAGCAATCCACTGTCATCGGGAGAGTTTGGCTGACAGTGCTCTTCATTTTCCGCATCCTGATCCTGGGCACGGCTGCCGAGCTCGTGTGGGGGGACGAGCAGTCAGACTTTGTGTGCAACACCCAGCAACCTGGTTGTGAGAACGTCTGCTACGATGAGGCCTTCCCCATCTCCCACATCCGGCTCTGGGTCCTGCAGATCATCTTTGTATCCACCCCTTCGCTAATGTACTTCGGGCATGCTGTGCACCACGTCCGCatggaggagaagaggaaagagagggaggaagCTGAGAGGCGCCAGCAAGCTGAGGTGGATGAAGAGAAGCTGCCCCTGgctccaaaccaaaacaaaggcAACAACCCTGATGGAACCAAGAAGTTTCGCCTGGAAGGTACTCTCCTGAGAACCTACATTTTCCACATCATTTTCAAAACCCTCTTTGAGGTGGGATTCATAGTAGGTCAGTACTTCCTGTATGGCTTCCGAATTCTCCCCCTTTACCGCTGCGGGCGGTGGCCCTGTCCCAATCTTGTGGACTGTTTTGTCTCCAGGCCCACGGAGAAGACCATCTTCATTATGTTCATGCTGGTGGTGGCTTCCGTGTCCCTCTTCCTCAACCTGGTGGAGATCAGTCATTTGATCTTGAAAAGGATCCGGAGGGCTCTGAGGAGgccagcagaggagcagcttggAGAGGTCCCCGAGAAGCCCCTCCACGCCATCGCAgtcccctccatcccaaagGCCAAAGGCTACAAGCTGCTGGAAGAAGAGAAGCCAGTGTCCCACTATTTCCCTCTCACGGAAGTAGGGGTTGAGCCCAGCCCCCTTCCATCAGCCTACAATGAGTTTGAGGAGAAGATTGGGATGGGACCACTGGAAGATCTCTCCAGGGCATTCGATGAGAGGTTACCGTCGTACGTGCAAGCGAAGGAACCAGAAGAGGAGAAGGTacgagcagaggaggaggaacgAGAGgtggagcagccagggcctcAGGAAGAGCCAGGggtgaagaaagcagaagaggaGGCGGTGAGAGATGAAGTGGAAGGGCCTTCAGCACCTGCTGAACTTGCCGCTGATATGAGACCCCTGAGCAGGCTAAGTAAAGCCAGCAGCCGGGCCAGGTCAGATGATTTGACTGTATGA
- the GJA8 gene encoding gap junction alpha-8 protein isoform X2: MGDWSFLGNILEQVNEQSTVIGRVWLTVLFIFRILILGTAAELVWGDEQSDFVCNTQQPGCENVCYDEAFPISHIRLWVLQIIFVSTPSLMYFGHAVHHVRMEEKRKEREEAERRQQAEVDEEKLPLAPNQNKGNNPDGTKKFRLEGTLLRTYIFHIIFKTLFEVGFIVGQYFLYGFRILPLYRCGRWPCPNLVDCFVSRPTEKTIFIMFMLVVASVSLFLNLVEISHLILKRIRRALRRPAEEQLGEVPEKPLHAIAVPSIPKAKGYKLLEEEKPVSHYFPLTEVGVEPSPLPSAYNEFEEKIGMGPLEDLSRAFDERLPSYVQVEQPGPQEEPGVKKAEEEAVRDEVEGPSAPAELAADMRPLSRLSKASSRARSDDLTV; the protein is encoded by the exons ATGGGTGACTGGAGTTTCTTGGGGAACATTTTAGAGCAGGTGAACGAGCAATCCACTGTCATCGGGAGAGTTTGGCTGACAGTGCTCTTCATTTTCCGCATCCTGATCCTGGGCACGGCTGCCGAGCTCGTGTGGGGGGACGAGCAGTCAGACTTTGTGTGCAACACCCAGCAACCTGGTTGTGAGAACGTCTGCTACGATGAGGCCTTCCCCATCTCCCACATCCGGCTCTGGGTCCTGCAGATCATCTTTGTATCCACCCCTTCGCTAATGTACTTCGGGCATGCTGTGCACCACGTCCGCatggaggagaagaggaaagagagggaggaagCTGAGAGGCGCCAGCAAGCTGAGGTGGATGAAGAGAAGCTGCCCCTGgctccaaaccaaaacaaaggcAACAACCCTGATGGAACCAAGAAGTTTCGCCTGGAAGGTACTCTCCTGAGAACCTACATTTTCCACATCATTTTCAAAACCCTCTTTGAGGTGGGATTCATAGTAGGTCAGTACTTCCTGTATGGCTTCCGAATTCTCCCCCTTTACCGCTGCGGGCGGTGGCCCTGTCCCAATCTTGTGGACTGTTTTGTCTCCAGGCCCACGGAGAAGACCATCTTCATTATGTTCATGCTGGTGGTGGCTTCCGTGTCCCTCTTCCTCAACCTGGTGGAGATCAGTCATTTGATCTTGAAAAGGATCCGGAGGGCTCTGAGGAGgccagcagaggagcagcttggAGAGGTCCCCGAGAAGCCCCTCCACGCCATCGCAgtcccctccatcccaaagGCCAAAGGCTACAAGCTGCTGGAAGAAGAGAAGCCAGTGTCCCACTATTTCCCTCTCACGGAAGTAGGGGTTGAGCCCAGCCCCCTTCCATCAGCCTACAATGAGTTTGAGGAGAAGATTGGGATGGGACCACTGGAAGATCTCTCCAGGGCATTCGATGAGAGGTTACCGTCGTACGTGCAA gtggagcagccagggcctcAGGAAGAGCCAGGggtgaagaaagcagaagaggaGGCGGTGAGAGATGAAGTGGAAGGGCCTTCAGCACCTGCTGAACTTGCCGCTGATATGAGACCCCTGAGCAGGCTAAGTAAAGCCAGCAGCCGGGCCAGGTCAGATGATTTGACTGTATGA